In the Malaclemys terrapin pileata isolate rMalTer1 chromosome 12, rMalTer1.hap1, whole genome shotgun sequence genome, one interval contains:
- the LOC128846772 gene encoding olfactory receptor 14A16-like, translated as MYLRQETANQTILTEFLLLGFSDIRELQILHFVVFLVIYLTALIGNLLILIAVAVDRHLHTPMYFFLCNLSFLDLDLCYISVTIPKSMGNSLTNDRQISFSGCVAQVFLMVTFVITEMTLLLIIAYNWYIAICHPLHYRVIMNTGTCVQMAAGSWIGSAIYAAFHTGNTFRLPFCQSNAIDQFFCDIPQLLKISCTDTHPNETLLLACVIFLCFICFGLVIVSYTRIFSTMLMIPSAQGKSKAFSTCLPHMTVVGLFLGTGMFTYMKPNSGSSTYYELLATILYTVLPPAMDPLIYSLRNKEIKEALRKIGDMKTRLFLITLGN; from the coding sequence atGTACCTGAGACAGGAAACAGCCAACCAAACCATCCTGactgagttccttctcctgggtTTCTCCGACATCCGAGAGTTGCAGATTTTACATTTTGTGGTGTTTCTAGTGATTTATCTGACAGCTCTGATTGGGAATCTTCTCATCCTCATAGCTGTAGCTGTGGaccgccacctgcacacccccatgtacttcttcttgTGCAACTTATCCTTCCTAGACCTAGACCTCTGCTACATCTCCGTCACCATCCCCAAGTCCATGGGCAATTCCCTAACCAATGACAGACAAATCTCTTTCTCTGGATGTGTTGCCCAAGTCTTCTTGATGGTCACCTTTGTTATTACTGAGATGACACTGCTCCTGATCATAGCATACAACTGGTACATTGCAATCTGCCATCCTCTTCATTACAGGGTCATCATGAATACAGGCACCTGTGTCCAGATGGCAGCTGGTTCTTGGATTGGCAGTGCGATCTATGCTGCCTTTCACACTGGTAACACCTTTAGGTTGCCCTTTTGCCAGTCCAATGCAAttgatcagttcttctgtgataTCCCACAGTTACTGAAGATCTCTTGCACCGATACTCACCCTAATGAAACTTTGCTTCTTGCCTGTGTTATATTCTTGTGTTTCATTTGCTTTGGTTTAGTTATCGTGTCTTACACTCGCATCTTCTCCACTATGCTAATGATCCCCTCAGCGCAGGGTAAGTCTAAAGCCTTCTCAACCTGTCTGCCCCACATGACTGTAGTTGGTTTGTTTCTTGGCACTGGAATGTTTACATACATGAAACCAAACTCAGGATCTTCTACATACTATGAGCTGCTCGCCACTATTCTCTATACAGTGCTTCCTCCGGCCATGGACCctctcatctacagcctgagaaacaaggaaATTAAAGAGGCTTTAAGGAAAATAGGAGACATGAAGACaagattatttttaataactCTTGGGaactaa